A single genomic interval of Cervus elaphus chromosome 19, mCerEla1.1, whole genome shotgun sequence harbors:
- the SIK1 gene encoding serine/threonine-protein kinase SIK1: MVIMSELSAAPAGSGQGQQKPLRVGFYDIERTLGKGNFAVVKLARHRVTKTQVAIKIIDKARLDSSNLEKIYREVQIMKLLNHPHIIKLYQVMETKDMLYIVTEFAKNGEMFDYLTSNGHLSESEARKKFWQILSAVEYCHSHNIVHRDLKTENLLLDGNMDIKLADFGFGNFYNSGEPLSTWCGSPPYAAPEVFEGKEYEGPQLDIWSLGVVLYVLVCGSLPFDGPNLPALRQRVLEGRFRIPFFMSRDCETLIRRMLVVEPAKRITIAQIRQHRWMQAEPVLLLPACPAFSLLGYTSSLGDYDEQALGIMQTLGVDRKKTVESLQKRSYNHFAAIYYLLVERLKEYRLAQPARPGPARQQRPRSTDLSGFEVPPEGLPGDALRSALLCTQPQTLGQSVLQAEMDYDLHSSLQPLLFPVDTSCGGVYWHRSVSPSSLLDTAISEEARPGPGLDEEQEVQEPLPSSTGRRHTLAEVSTCFSPGAPPCIVVSPSAASPCEGTSSDSCLTSAGDGLAGLSGHLAAQGLVGACSPLRLASPLLGTQSATPVLQAHGALRGAALLPVSFQEGRRASDTSLTQGLKAFRQQLRKNARTKGFLGLNKIKGLARQVCQPSSSSRASRGGPHAFQLPAQSPGLHGGGAGSWEGRGMLEEVLQQQRLLQLQHHTTAAASCQPAPLALAPCDGTLLMSGLQKDVGLGPSPLLPPHLLQAGVSPVASAAQLLDAHLRISSSTAPSPAAAAPQPRFAMLPVSLEPTGLPHGDCEMEDLTSGPLGTFVLVQ, from the exons ATGGTGATCATGTCTGAGTTGAGCGCGGCCCCCGCGGGCTCGGGCCAGGGCCAGCAGAAGCCTCTCCGCGTGGGCTTCTACGACATCGAGCGGACCCTCGGCAAGGGCAATTTCGCTGTGGTGAAGCTGGCCCGACATCGAGTCACCAAAACGCAG GTTGCAATAAAAATAATCGACAAAGCACGATTAGATTCAAGCAATTTGGAGAAAATCTATCGGGAGGTTCAGATCATGAAGCTTCTGAATCATCCTCACATTATAAAGCTCTATCAG gTTATGGAAACGAAGGATATGCTGTACATTGTCACTGAATTTGCAAAAAATGGAGAAATGTTTG ATTACTTGACCTCCAATGGGCACCTGAGCGAGAGTGAAGCCCGGAAGAAGTTCTGGCAGATTCTGTCAGCCGTGGAATACTGCCACAGCCACAACATCGTCCACCGGGACCTAAAGACGGAGAACCTGCTGCTGGACGGCAACATGGACATCAAGCTGGCAG ATTTTGGGTTTGGGAATTTCTACAACTCAGGAGAACCTCTGTCCACGTGGTGTGGGAGCCCCCCGTACGCAGCCCCAGAGGTCTTCGAGGGGAAGGAGTATGAAGGCCCCCAGCTAGATATCTGG AGCCTGGGCGTCGTGCTATATGTCCTCGTGTGCGGGTCTCTGCCCTTTGATGGGCCCAACCTGCCGGCGCTGCGGCAGCGGGTGTTAGAGGGCCGGTTCCGCATCCCCTTCTTCATGTCCCGAG ACTGCGAGACGCTGATCCGCCGCATGCTGGTGGTGGAGCCCGCCAAGCGCATCACCATCGCCCAGATCCGGCAGCACAGGTGGATGCAGGCCGAGCCCGTGCTGCTGCTGCCGGCCTGCCCAGCCTTCTCCCTGCTCGGCTACACCTCCAGCCTGGGCGACTATGACGAACAGGCCCTGGGCATCATGCAGACGCTGGGCGTGGACCGAAAGAAGACCGTGGAG TCACTGCAGAAGAGAAGCTACAACCACTTTGCAGCCATTTATTACCTCCTCGTGGAGCGGCTGAAGGAGTACCGGCTCGCCCAGCCAGCCCGCCCTGGCCCTGCCCGGCAGCAGAGGCCCCGGAGCACAGACCTCAGTGGTTTCGAG GTACCTCCGGAAGGCCTCCCAGGAGACGCTCTCCGCTCCGCCCTGCTGTGCACGCAGCCCCAGACCCTGGGGCAGTCTGTGCTACAGGCCGAAATGGACTATGACCTCCACAGCTCCCTGCAG CCCCTGCTGTTTCCCGTGGACACCAGCTGCGGCGGGGTGTACTGGCATCGCTCCGTCTCCCCCAGCAGCCTTCTGGACACGGCCATCAGCGAGGAGGCCAGGCCGGGCCCGGGCCTGGATGAGgagcaggaggtgcaggagcCCCTGCCCAGCAGCACAGGCCGGAGGCACACGCTAGCCGAGGTCTCCACCTGCTTCTCCCCGGGAGCCCCCCCAT GTATTGTCGTCTCACCGTCCGCGGCCAGTCCTTGTGAAGGCACCAGCTCAGACAGCTGCCTGACCTCTGCGGGTGATGGCCTAGCCGGGCTCAGTGGACACCTGGCTGCCCAGGGGCTGGTGGGCGCCTGCTCCCCTCTCAGACTGGCCTCGCCACTCCTGGGCACCCAGTCTGCAACCCCCGTGCTGCAGGCGCACGGGGCCCTGCGAGGAGCTGCCCTGCTGCCCGTCAGCTTCCAGGAGGGCCGGAGAGCGTCAGACACCTCGCTCACTCAAG GGCTAAAAGCCTTCCGGCAGCAGCTGAGGAAGAACGCGAGGACCAAGGGGTTCCTGGGGCTGAACAAGATCAAGGGGCTGGCACGCCAGGTGTGCCAGCCCTCGTCCTCCAGCCGAGCCTCCCGGGGCGGCCCGCATGCTTTCCAGTTGCCCGCACAGAGTCCGGGCCTGCACGGCGGTGGAGCCGGCagctgggagggcaggggcaTGCTGGAGGAGGTGCTGCAGCAGCAGAG GTTGCTCCAGTTACAGCACCATACGACGGCTGCAGCCAGCTGCCAGCCAGCCCCTTTGGCCCTCGCCCCCTGCGACGGCACCCTCCTCATGTCAGGACTGCAGAAGGACGTGGGGCTGGGGCCCAGCCCTTTGCTGCCGCCCCACCTGCTCCAGGCTGGCGTCTCCCCGGTGGCCTCGGCCGCCCAGCTCCTGGATGCCCACCTGCGCATCAGCAGTTCCACGGCTCCCAGCCCTGCCGCAGCAGCCCCCCAGCCACGCTTTGCCATGCTGCCCGTGAGCCTGGAGCCCACGGGGCTGCCCCACGGGGACTGTGAGATGGAAGACCTGACCTCGGGCCCGCTGGGCACCTTCGTCCTGGTGCAGTGA